In one Myripristis murdjan chromosome 5, fMyrMur1.1, whole genome shotgun sequence genomic region, the following are encoded:
- the csrp1b gene encoding cysteine and glycine-rich protein 1b: MPFGGGNKCGCCQKTVYFAEEVQCEGKSWHKSCFLCMVCKKNLDSTTVAVHVDEIYCKSCYGKKYGPKGYGFGGGAGTLSMDTGEGLGIKPEAQAPHRPTNNPNASKFAQKVGGSDVCPRCGKAVYAAEKVIGGGNSWHKGCFRCAKCGKGLESTTLADKDGEIYCKGCYAKNFGPKGFGFGQGAGALAHSQ; this comes from the exons ATGCCTTTTGGAGGAGGAAACAAGTGCGGCTGCTGCCAGAAAACTGTCTACTTTGCTGAGGAAGTGCAATGTGAGGGGAAGAGCTGGCACAAATCCTGTTTTCTGTGCA TGGTCTGCAAGAAGAACCTGGACAGCACAACAGTGGCTGTCCATGTGGATGAGATCTACTGCAAATCATGCTATGGCAAGAAATATGGTCCAAAAGGCTATGGTTTTGGTGGTGGAGCCGGCACTCTGAGCATGGATACAGGAGAAGGACTTGGAATCAAGCCTGAAGC ACAAGCACCCCATCGCCCTACAAATAACCCAAACGCCTCCAAGTTTGCCCAAAAAGTGGGAGGTTCGGATGTGTGTCCACGATGTGGCAAAGCAGTGTATGCAGCAGAGAAGGTTATTGGGGGTGGCAAT TCATGGCATAAAGGCTGCTTTCGCTGTGCTAAGTGTGGCAAGGGACTGGAGTCCACAACTCTCGCTGACAAGGATGGAGAGATCTACTGTAAAG GATGCTATGCAAAGAACTTTGGCCCCAAGGGCTTTGGGTTTGGTCAGGGTGCAGGAGCTCTGGCACACTCCCAGTAA